The Anaerolineales bacterium region CTACGCTGACCTTCAAAGGATATCGAGTGATCGCCGCGCGTAACGGGCAAGAAGCGCTGGATGCCATTCAAAAGGAACACCCCGCGCTGGTCATCGCGGACATCCTCATGCCGGTCATGGACGGGTTCAGCCTGGTCCACCACCTGCGCATCAACCCCGCCACCCGCGACTTGCCGGTGGTATTCCTCTCCGCCACCTACGTCACCCCGGAAGATAAAGATTTCGCGCTCGCCATTGGCGTCACGCAGTTCATTGAAAAGCCGATGGATATCGAGACATTCCTTCCCATTATCGCGGATATTCTCGCCCAAAAAGTTAAGCCAGCCCATCAAACGATCGGCGATTTTGAATTCTACGACGGTTACCGCAAACGCCTTGAGAACAAACTGCTTCATAAGAACGCCCAGATCACGCGTTCCGAGCATTTGCTTAGCGCCACGCAGGACGCGGACGAAAAACTGACGGTCGCGCAATCGTTAGACAGCGCCCGCGCCGAACGTGACGAGATCCTGAAACTGCTCGAGCAGATCCATAAACAGATGGATAATTTCGAGAAGCCCGAATAGAAAAAAGGCTTTATCGGAATTAATTCGCAGATGTGACAGATTGGGCGGATTTGGAAAAATCAGAAAAAAACAGCGAAATCGGCAGATAAAGTTAAAACAATCGCCCCGAATTTCGGGGCGATTTTATCACTTCCACACAAACACGAGTTCGCCGGTTTGCGGCAGAGTGACTTCGATGGCTTGCGGATTCGCCGCCCCGCAAAATCCGCTTTTGCAATTGCAGTTTGAGTCCATTGTATTGCTCGTGCAATACACAGACACATAACTCACCATCCACGTGCCGGACAAGTTCGCGGGCAAGTAGGCATAGAAACGCCCTTCGTTATCTGTGCTGGCGTCTGTGCGGTTCGATCCTTGCTCGATGGCGAATCCGATTCCCGTTACCGGGATGCCGAATTCTGTTTTGACGACGCCGGTAACGAGGATCGCATTTTCTGGCTCGACGAATTCCGGCGGAGGTCCGTCGTAATCGCCCGCGACAAGTTCGGCGAGTATCCAACCAAAGATTTCCTCCTCGTTTTTGACATAAAACCACCCGTCTCCGCCGCCGCGCGCCCTGCCGATCACTTCCAATGTTGTGCCTTGCGCCATCACTCGGCTCACTTTGAACAACGTGCCGGGTCCCACGCGCAAGTTGACATTCTGCACAATCGTTTGGACCGAATACGGTTTGAAGACCGGTTCGGTTGGCGTCTGTTGCAGTTGCGGTGGCGGCGTTTCAGTAGGCGCGTTCGTCGTCGGCGTAGGGGCAGATCGCGTCATGGCGGCGATGGTCACTGCCACAACGGTTTGCACTTCGCCCGGCGAGGCGGTTTCCGCAGGCGCGCCGCATGAGGCGATCAAAATTGAAGTCAGGCAGAGCAGGCTGACCCGTCGAATGAACCGCATAAAAGTCCGCCCGTTATTTCACTTTGAGATTCACGATCCCGCTGAATGCCAGCGCGACCCATTTTCCTTTTTCAACTTCAACCCACACGCTTTTCGATTGTAGTCGCCGCCCGCTGAATGTCTTGCCCTTTTGCAACTGTCCGATGATGGAATGTTCAACGCCCGGTCCATTGCGGACGTTGAGCAGGTCTGCGGTGACTTCAAACGTCAGGGAGGAGGGGATCTTCACCGCGTCGGGGATGTCGGTACTGACCGCTTCTTCCTCCGGGGAGGTTGAATCGGCTGTGGAGAAATATGGCATCGGGTCAACGTAGCCCTTGTAGGGCGGGTTCTCGCCGTCAATCTTCAACCCAAAATGCAAATGCGGACCGGTGCTTGCGCCGGTGTTGTTGCTATGACCGACCATGGCGCCGGCTTTTACCTTTTGCCCCGCCGCGACGCTCGCGTTGGCGAGGTGCGCGTAATAGGTGTAGTAGATTTTGCTTCCGTCTACATGGCTGAGTTTGACGTAGTTGCCGTAGCCGCCGTTCTCGAAACCGACGAGCGCCACTGTCCCTGCCGCCGCCGCGTTGACCGGCGTGCCGTTGGGGATGCCGTAGTCAATGCCGTTGTGACCGGGAAAGCCCCATTTTTTGTAGAAGTCTGGGTTTTCGCCGAATAGTTGGGTGATGGGTCCGTTGACAGGTACGATCAATTTGATAGCCATGTTCCTCTCCTTGGTGATACGGATGTGTCTATGATAACACACGAGAATATCAGCGCGATGCGCTCCACGCGCAGGAAAAACGGTAGAGCGAAACGCTATCTCGCTCTCATCATTGACTGTCTGATCAGGCGCTTTCTCAACGATCTCTGTGAACTTTGCGGCTTATTTTGTTCGCCCGGTCGTCAACGCGTAGGCGGCGATTCCGAACGCCACCGCCGCGTTGAACGATTTTTTCTCACCGCGCATGGGGATGAAGAATATCTCGTCGCATAGGCTGAGTAAGCCGGGGTCAACGCCGGTGATTTCGTTGCCGACGATCAGCGCCATATCTTCTTTCGGTTTCTTCAGTTTACTGATCGCAGATGCCTTGGCGGTTTCCTCCAGCCCATAGATTTTCCAGCCCTCAACCTTCAAACCTTTAACCAGCTTCACCGCGTTCTTGTGATACGACCACGGTACAGAATCCTCCGCTCCGAGCGAAGTCTTTTGCACGGCGTCGTTCTCGGGCATGGGCGTGATGCCGCACAGATACGCATGCATGAAGCCGAATCCCTCCGCGCTCCGTAAAATGGATCCCACGTTCCCCGCCGAACGGATGTTATCGAGAAGGACAGTTGCCCTCCCTCTCCTTTTAGGAGAGGGACTGAGGGTGAGGTCTACTGGGGGGTGATTCCGTTCCACCTCCAAGTTTCGCCGAAGCGCGACGCGCGTCTCGCCTATGCAGATCGGGCAACGCGTCCCGTGCGTGTGACCAGTGGACAACGGATAACGCAGTCCGCAACTCTTGCAGATCCGTATTTCAAAAGTTCGTTCAGGCATCGGGTATGATTATACACAGCATGAAATACATCTTGTTCAACAAACCGTACGGCGTCCTTTCGCAATTTACAGACGAAGGCACGGGTCATCCTACGCTCAAAAAATTCATCAACGTTCCGGGAGTTTACGCGGCGGGGCGGTTGGACCGCGACAGCGAAGGCTTGTTGCTCCTCACCGACGACGGCGCGCTCATCAAAAAAATTTCCGACCCTCAGCACCATGTCGAAAAAACATATTGGGTCATGGTCGAAGGCGACCCAACGCCGGAGAAATTGACTCAACTGGAGAACGGGATTCAACTCAAAGGTTATCGGACTCGCCCGTGTAAAGCCCGCCTCATCCCGGACCCCAGCCTGCCTCCCCGCCTCAAGCCGGTGACTCCGCACGGTCCCACCGCGTGGATCGAGATCAAACTTCGTGAGGGCAAAAAGCGGCAAGTGCGACACATGACCGCGGCGGTCGGTTTGTTCACGTTGCGGCTCGTCCGCGCTGCTATCGGTCCTATTGAGTTGGGGGATTTGCAAGTTGGTCAATGGCGTTCGGTAGCCGGCGATGAAATCCTTGCGTTGAAACGCTGAGCGACGATACGCGGAAAGTCGGGACGAATATCATTCTGCGGGGGTGACAAAAAATTTTCAGCTTTGCGACCTATTTGATAGACTCTATAGCAGATGGAAAATCCGATCCACGGAGTCGAAAAATGAGCGAATTTCGTATTGATGCGGCGCTTCCGCAAGAAATGGCGGAACGCGCAGAGCAAGTCGGCGTGCGTAAAGCCGCCATGCCTTTTCTCAAAACGTTCACGCTGGCAATGCTGGCAGGAGCGTTTATCGCGTTCGGGGCGATCTTTGCAACCACCGTCAGCGCGGGGAGTCTAGCGGTCGCATCCACAGCGGACGGCGGCGTTCCCTTTGTGATCGGCCTGCCGTTCGGCGTGACGCGTTTGTTGGCGGGGATCGTCTTTTCCCTCGGCTTGATCCTAGTCATCATCGGCGGCGCGGAATTGTTCACCGGCAACAATCTGATCGTCATGGCGTGGGCGGGCGGCAAAGTGACGAGTTACGCGTTGTTGCGGAATTGGGCGATCGTCTATCTCGGTAATTTCGTCGGCGCGTTAGGCACGGTCGTTTTGATGTTTTTCTCACGGCAACATACATTCGGGGCGGGAGCTGTGGGAATTACAGCCTTGAAGATCGGGGTTGCAAAAAGCGAGTTAACATTCCTTCAAGCCGTTGCCCTGGGAATTCTCTGCAATACGCTGGTGTGTCTGGCGGTCTGGCTGACGTTCAGCGCGCGCACCGTGGCAGATAAGATTTTGGCGATTGTTGTCCCCATCTCGGCGTTTGTCGCGGCGGGGTTCGAGCATAGCATCGCGAACATGTATTTCATCCCTTACGCGCTCGCGCTCAAATATTTCGACCCGGCGTTCGTTTCGGCGATGGAAGGTCAAGTCCCACATCTTGATCGCCTGACCGCGCCGGCGTTTTTTGTGAACAATCTGATCCCCGTGACGATCGGGAATGTCATCGGCGGAGCGGTGTTTGTCGCGGCGGTCTATTGGTCGGTTTACTTGCGCAAGCCGAAATAGCAAAACAGCCCTCGGAAAATTCCGAGGGCTGTTCGATCCCGTCAAGCTAGGGAAGTTTGAATCGCATGATGCGATTGTTTCCCGGATCCGTCACCCAGACGAATTCGAGCGGATCTACTGTGATGCCGGTGGGTAAGCCGAATTGGTCGGCGTCTCCGCCAAAATCGCCCCACGTGCGCACGAATTCACCGGACGATGTAAATTCGATCACGCGGTAACCCTCGGGGTCGGTGATGAAGACGTGATCGTTTCCGTCCACGGCGATGAACGGTTTGTTGTTCAGGCTCTGGATATTCCCATCCAGACCGAACCAGCCGTTCACATCCCATTGCGCGAGAGGTTGATACGACACTTCGCCTCCCGCTGATTCGACGCGGGCAAACGATTGGACGCGTTGGTTCCACGTGTCGGTGACGTACACCGTGCCGTCGCTTCCCACCGCGACGCCAACCGGCTCGTCGAATTGACCGGGATCGAATCCCCCGGAGCCAAATTCGGTGAGGTAATTCCCGTTCGAGTCGTATACGAGGACGCGCTTGTTGCCGGTATCCGCGACGAAGACGCGCCCATCTGAATCTACCGCAATGCCGCGCGGTCCCCAGAAGAAGTATTCCGAGTTGGGGGTTTCCGGTGATGGCTGACCGAACTCTCCCCACATTTTGATCGAGCGTCCATCCGGCGTAAATTTTTGCACGCGATGATTCCACGTGTCGGTCACGTACACCGAGCCGTCGGGTCCAACTGCCACCCCCCATGGCTCGAAGAAAGAGCCGATCGGCGCCTCGCCCGTGCTCAAATCTCCGAAGGAGCCCCATGTATTGAGCAGGCTTCCATCGGATGCAATGTGAAGGATGCGGTGATTGTTTGAGTCCGCGATGTAAAGATCGTCGTTGCGCCCGGCGGCGATGGAGTGCGGCGCATTCAGCCCCAACGGCGGATAATTTTCACTGCCGAAGATTTGATCCGCCACAAGGGTGATGGCGCCAGCCGCATAGGGGTCCGAGGCGAGCGGAGCCACAGAAGGTCCGACGCCGTAATTCCAAATCTGCGAAGCCACATCTTTGCGGATATAAAGCCTCATCTGGTCTGCCGGATCCCAAGTCGTGAGCGTCATGCGGGTGTTGCCTGTCGCTTGCGCGTAGCGCGTGTAATCGCGGTTGAACCAAATATCGAAGATGCCGGCGCGTATATCTTTGTTGGTGATGGCGTTGAGCACGCGCGCGCGGTCTAACCCGAAGTAATCCTGATTGGGCCACCACATGCGGATGTAGTCGAAGCGATAGTAGCCGTTGCCGAGCGCCGGGTCAATTTTGTCGAAGTTCTTTTGGTCAACGATCACCGCTACCGCCTCGCGCAAGACGCGCGTGGGTTGATCGAACGAACGCTGTTGAGTGTAGTCGCGCAAATACCAGACGACGGGCCATGATACGCCGGTGTCGGGCGAGCTGGCGTCGTAAGCGACGATCGCATCCAGACCGCCGGTGGTGCGGCGGGAGATCTCCTCCACCTGCGCCATGACTTCCTTGACGCCGCCAGCGCCGTGCGCATATACAAGATATTCAAGCGCATCGTTGTAGTTGATGTAATTCGCGCGGAAGGAGGTGCGCGCGGTTTGAAGCGCGAGCAAGCCGAATACCGCCAAAGCCGCGTATCCGATCAACGGCGTGGAGCGCGGCGCGCGTGAAAGCCAGACGATTCCGCCAATGCTGAAAAGCAGGCTCAAAAACGCGGCGGCAAATTTGATCCCATACGAACCGATCATTGATGTATCGGAGCCAGCCGTAGATTGCAAAGAGAGAAGCCACGCGCCGTTCAAAATGCTCGACCCCGCTGAAACCATGATCAACGCGGCGAGTAATAGAATCCCTAGGCTGGCGAGATCGTTCCGCATCAGTGACCAGAGAATCGTCGCCGAACCGATCATAGTTAGCAATGGCAATATGAAAGCAGATGTGGCTTGCAACTGGTCAAGCGACGTTCCCTGAAATGGGGGAGTGGCTCCATAGACCGAGCGCAACACACTGAAAACGGAGATCACAAATACTGCGGCAACGAGAAGCGCGATCAACGAACGCCACGGCGATTCTTCCGATAGTTTGCCCCTTATCGAACTGATGATTTGGTCCACCGCCCAGCCGGTAAACAACACCATGGGCCACGCCATGTGATACGTCAGCCAGGGCATACGTTCGCCCGCCACCGTGAATGCGGCAATAGTGGAAAATGACCACCACGCCATCAAGGCGAAGAAGACTCCAAACATGGATTCTTTCGCGTCGGGATTCGCCTCCGCTTCTTCCCCCGGTTCGGCTTGTCTCTGCCTGAGCAATTTGTTCAAGCCCAAGCCGATCGCCGCCAGCGTGCCGATCGCCGGCAGGAACTCGTACATGGGAATCTGCACCAACACGTAAAAATACTCGGGTTGACTGCCGCGCTCCACGCCTTGCTGAACGAGCCAGTATCCCAGTGAGCCGACGATGCCGGTGAAGAACCCCGCCGCATTCGTGAAGACGGTTGTAAACAAGATGGTGAACGCGCCCCAATAGAACGCTCCGTATTTCCACCATTCCCGATTCCACCATTGCCCGATCACGATCGAAAGGATCAAAAAGAGAACAACGAACGCCCCGATGATTATCGTTTGTCGGAGGTCAAGCCCGATCACCGACGCCGCATCCGATGGAACAACAATGTTCAGTGGTTTTTCCAGCCACTTGATCGGGAACGGCGTCAGCATCGGCAGCACGAATGTGCCGAGCAATATTATGAGGTCGAATGACCGTTCCTGTAGCAGATTTCCCCAGCCGTATCCCAGGTAGAGGATGACAACCGCTCCAGCCAGCGCGACGAAGGCGAATCCAAACAGAATGGTGGAGGCCGATGTGCCGCCCATAGAGTCCGTGGAAGGCGAAGCGGTTCCGCTGGGGTCCACAGGCATGGCGGTTTCGGTGGCTGATAGCGTTCCGGCATGGCGGTTTACTAAGGCGAATCCCATTCCAACGCTTGCGATCAACGCCGCGGCTGCCAGCGTGACGATGAAAGCGCGGTAATAGTTATATTTTTCCTCCCACGGTTTGCGCGTGACGCGCGCCAGAAAATAAACGCCGAGGAATAGCAGAGCCTGTGCCGTATAAATGAAAGCGGTTTCTTTTGATGTAAAGTGCAACAGGGTCGCGGCAGTCACGAACCAGAGATATTTTTTCTCTCCGCTTTCGATGTATCGCAAGATCGAGTACAACAAAAGGATGCCCGAAAAACCGACAAACGATTCGTTGCGTACATAACGCCCGTAATACAGCATATACGGCGAGATCACCATCAGGAAGGCGGCAACGATCATTCCCCATGTGCCGAGGTATCTGCGCCAATACCAAACCATCCACACGGTGCCAATGCTGAACAGGACGGCTGGGATACGCGCGGTGAAATCCGAAACGCCGAACAGGTAATACGACAACGCCAGGAGGTGGAATTGATACGGTCCGTGCATCATAGGCGTATGTTGATAGCCCTGTCCGCGATACAAAAGCCATGAAAAATAGGTGTGCAGGCTTTCGTCGTGGCTCATCACGCGCGCCCCGAGATCATAAAAGCGCGTGACGAGCGCGAGCAGCATAATACCGGCGAAGAGCGCCATTTCGTTCGTGATCGCCGGCAAGGTGGGATGGATAGGGCGTTCGAGCCAGTTGGTTTTTTCGTTTTCCATTGGGTGCATTACCTATAAAAGATGGGATGACTTATACATCAATCCGAATGTTCTGACAAGTTTGCGTATAATTTTTCGTTAATGATTATTGGCCCGGAGTGTATGTTGTCAATTGAAAAATCGGGGTGAGGGTGGTAGTAAATGTGGGCGGATGGGCTGTGACCGTCGCAGTTGTTGCGCAGGTCGGGATGACAAGTTCTATTCCTGCGCGTATCGGCGTGGACTTTAGATCGTTCGCGCTCGCGATCCGGTCTTCGCGCGTTGCAAACTGCCGGGCAATGCTTTCCAATGTGTCATTTTCTTGAGTTACATAAATAATGTTACCGCAGGCTGGCGAGGTTGCCTCGGTTTGCGTCGCTTGTTGCGATGGTGATGGAATGGGCAAAATATCAAACGGCTGACCCTGATCGGTTTGCTTGTTGGTCATCTCGATCTGCCATGCGCTAAAAATGAACACGACAAAGATCACGCTTACTATCGCAAAGCGTGTAGCCAATAGCATCTTTGCTTGAGACTTGGATTTGTACTTTCCCAAAATCAAATCCATTGAGAGGGGCAGGGGATTCCCTTGCCATTGTTTGCTCATTACGCTTTGCAAAGTGACTTCAACCTCTTTGATCTCACTTGCGTACGCGTTGCAACTCCCGCAAACAGAAAGATGCTTTATCAGCATTTCTCTCTTCCTTGCGTCTAGCGGATTATCCGTAACGTGCTGAATAAGCCAATGGGCTTCTTCGTGTGTAATTTGCATCTAGTCTCCGTGTAAATGTTGCAAAGCGATCCTCAATCGCTCGCGGGCAGTATGAAGCCTTGAATGAACCGTACCTTCGCTGATGGAAAGTATTTCAGCGATCTCGGTCGTGTGGAGGCTTTGAAAATAGCGTAACACTGTGACAATACGGTGCTTTTCATCCAATTCATTGAGAGCGTTCCAAATTGCGGCTTCTTTTTCGGTTTGGATGACCGCATCCTCCGGGGAAGAGTGTTTCTGGGCGTCAACTTGAAACAGGGCGCTCAGAGAGCCTTTTAATTTTTCCAATACCTTCCGCTTTCGCAAACGACTTCGACTGATATTTAATGCGATCGTGTACACCCAGGCTTTCAGCGATGATCTTTCTTGATACGAAGGCAACGATTTGAGAGCCGCAATGAAAGTTTCCTGGGTTACTTCGTTCGCTTCACTACGGTCTCGCAGAATAGAAATCGCCAGCCTGAATACGCCTGTTTCGTGTTGGCGCACAAACATCTCAATAGAATACTCATCTCCAGCAATGCACCTAGAAATAAGCAGTGACGATTCAGCGGTATCCATGCGCTCTGCATATATATCGTGTGCGGAAGTAAAAACCTTCATGATTTTTAGGCTCTTTAGAGTTTGCGTGTAGTCAGTAATCTACACATTACCTAGAGAAAAATCTCACCCATAAATAAATCCAGCCAATTGACCGCACCCCGCGTGGATATCGATCCCGCGTCTCATGCGGATCGTACACGGAATCCCAGCCTGCTCCAGCGCCTCTTTGAACTTTGCCGCCCGCTCGCGTGACGTGGCTTGACCGCTGTAGCCCGTAGTGGGGTTGAGGGGGATGGCGTTGACATGACACAACAAACCTTTGAGCCGCACAGCGAGTTTCTTTGCGACTTCAGGCGAATCATTGACTCCGTTTATCAATGCCCATTCAAAGGTGACTCGACGATGCGTCTGCGCGACGTAATATTGGCACGCTTCGATCACATCGTTAATTTTGTAGCGTTTATTGACGGGCAGCATCGCCACGCGTGATTCATCGTCCGCCGCGTGGAGGGAGATGGCGAGGTTCACCTGCCGCTTCTCGTCCGCGAAACGTCGAATTTGGGGAACCAGTCCCACCGTCGAGATGGTGAAGCGGCGCGCCCCGAAGTTGAATCCGTTCGAGTCGTTGAGTCGGTCAACCGCCGCCATCGTGTTGTCGTAGTTATGAAAGGGTTCGCCCATGCCCATGAGGACGATGTTCGTCACCGATTCGTTCGCATCTTTCAACATGCGCGCATAATACAAAACCTGCGCGACGATCTCGCCGCTGGAAAGATGCCGCTTGAATCCCATTTGCCCCGTCGCGCAAAAAACGCATCCCATCGCACAGCCCGCCTGCGTGGAGATACATAGCGTTCGACGATTCTTTGCGCCGCGTCCACTAGGTGAGGATGTGATCTGCGGGTTATCTGCCGGGTCGCCATATCTCATCAACACGGCTTCGATCAAGTTTTTATCGGGGAGTTGAAACAGCGTTTTACGTGTAAAGCCATCAGACGAATCAAGATACGTGTTGACGTTGAACGGCATGAACGAAACGTTTTCTTCTAATTTTGTTCGCAGGGATTTCGACAAATTTGTGAATTGCTCTGGCGAATCGTACAAATGTTGATACAAGCCCTGCCAGATTTGCTTTGCGCGATAGGCGGGCTCGTCCCATTCTTGCAACAAGCGTGTGATCGAATCCAAATCAAGATCGTAGATCAACATGGCAATTTAACCGACCAAACTTGCGAGATCATCGGCGATGATATCAATCTTCGGCGCCCACGCCTCCGCTTGCGCGCGGGTGGACACCCCGCTCAACACCAGCGCGCATAGACAACCAACCGCCTGACCCGCGGCAATGTCAGTCTCGAGTCTGTCGCCGACAACGAGAGTTTCATCTTTGCTCGTGCCGAGTCGTTCAAGCGCGAGTTCCATCATGAACGGAAACGGCTTGCCCGCATAAATTGGCTCGACATTTGTCGCCGTGGTGATAACCGAAATCCACGCACCCGCGCCTGGTATTTCTCCGCGTGGGGTGGGGAAGGTCTTGTCAGGATTCGTCGCGTAAAACGGGACGCCGCGCCGCACGAGCAGAGTCGCTTCGCGCATCTTCTCGAAATTGATCTCGCGGTCAATGCCCATCGCAACAATTTGCGCCTCTTCCGCAGACTCAATGGGCAAAATCTCGAACCCCTTTTCTTCCAGCGCGACGCGCATCCCATCTTCGCCGATCATAAACATTTTCGTTCCGCGCTTGAAAGTGTGACTGAGCAAGTGCGCCAATCCTTGCGCAGATGTGACGACCTGTTGCGTCGAAACGTGCACGCCAAGTTTTTCCAGCGTCGTCACATATTGCTCAGGCGTTTTTGTCCCGTTGTTGGTGGCGAAGACGTATATAAATCCGCGCGCTTCGATGCGTTTGAAAATTTCAGGCAAATTGCCGATCGGCGCGTCCGACCGCCAGATCACGCCGTCCATGTCGAGGATGAGGGCTTTGATATTCGATGGCAACATAGTCCGCGATTATAACGTCAAACAAACAGCCCGCCGATTTCTCAGCGGGCTGCAACTAGCCAACTAGTAAACTAGCAAACTAGCAAACTAGTTAACTAATAAACTACTTAACTTTCTCTGGCACCTCAAGCACCTGATCCACCAAACCATATTCAACCGCTTGCTTCGCCTCGAGATAGTAATCGCGGTCGCTATCGCGCTCGATCACTTCAAGCGGCTGGTTGGTGTGCTTTGCAAGAATGCCGAGCAACAACGCTTTCAAACGCAGGATCTGTTTCGCTTGAATTTCAATGTCAGTCGCTTGTCCTTGCGCACCGCCGAGAGGCTGGTGCATGTGGATGGTCGCGTTCGGAAGGGCGTAGCGTCTGCCTTTCGTGCCAGCCGCCAGCAACACGGTCCCAAACGACGCGGTGACGCCGACCGCCACTGTGCTGATCGGGTTCGAGATCATCTGCATCGTGTCGTAGATCGCCAGCCCCGCGTAGATCACGCCGCCTGGCGAATTGATGTACATCTGAATTTCTTTTTCAGGGTCTTCGTGATTCAAAAACAGCAACTGCGCCACGATCACGTTCGCCACTTGGTCGTCGATCGGCGTGCCGAGAAAAATGATGCGCTCTTTGAGCAACAGCGAGTAAATGTCATACGCCCGCTCGCCGCGGCCCGTATTTTCCACAACCATCGGGACGATATTTTTGAAATTGGGAATCATATCTTGTCTCCTTTAAATTGGGACGATGATACTGTTCATGTATTGGATTTTCATTAACTCTTTGTTTCGGCTTCGGATGAAGACTCGACTTCGCTCACGGGGGCAGACGATTCGGCTTCCGCTTTTTCATTTTCGGATGACGAGCCCGCTTCATTCGACGGGACGGCTGTCTCAGCCTCGGCGGCTTTCGCGTCCTCTTCCGCCTTCTTCGCGGCGGCTTCGGCTTTTCGCTCCTCAGGCGATTTGTACTCGCCCACCGCAATAGACTTCAACATGTCCAACGCGCGGCGAGTGAGAACGCGGTTCGCCGATTCCATCGCCACCGCTTGCGCCAACTGCTGTTGACCTTTCTTGCCGCCGCGCACTTTGCCAAAATCCATGCCTTGCATGGCGAGCGCGTTCAACGTCTGGTTGAATTCGCTGTCGAGCGATTCGTTGTCCACTTCGAGTTCTTCCTTGCGGACAATCTCATCGAGAATCAACGAACGTTCAAAGCGTTTCTTTGCAACAGGCTTCGCTTCCTCTTCGATGAATTTCTCGCGCGTGGTGTTTTGCAGTTTGAAATAAGTTTCCAGATCCATGCCTTGATGCGAAAGGCGATGGGTCAGGTCTTCAAGTACATGTTCGCCCTCGTGGTCGAGCGCGGTTTGGTGATATTTGAAGGTCGCGCCCTCTTTGATCTTTTCGATCAAATCAACGAAGTATTTGTCGTCGTAATTTGCTTGCGAGCGGGCTTCCACATCCTTTGCCACGCTTTCGCGCAAGGCGTCGAGCGTCTCGCCCGCGCCGACCGTCTTAGCAAATTCATCGTCGAGTTCGGGCAATGTCACCGCGCGGACAGTTTTCACGGTAACGGTCATCTCCGCGCTTTTTCCCTTTAATTCTTCAAGGTCGTGGTCGGCAGGGAATTCGTGTGTAATCGTCTTTGTCTCGCCAGGCTTCATGCCTACAAGTTGTTTGGCGAACCCTGTAAAGGGCCATTCGGTCTCGCGGTCATCTTTGCGGACGACAGCCGCAAACCCCGTTCGCTTCAATTCCACAGTTTCCGAGTCGACGTCCACCAAAACGTAATCGCCCTCTTGCACTTCGCGCTCGACGGTTTCGGTTGTCGCGTACATTTGGCGCAATTCGTCCATCGCCGCGTCAACTTCCCCGTCGGCTGGACCCGTCCATTCGTAGGGCATCCGAATCGAATGATAGTCGCCCAAATCCACGGTGGGCGCGAGCGGCACTTTGAAGATCAACTTCGGCGGGTCGAGCGATTCGATGTTTTCCAGCCGCCCAGACGCGCCAGGTTCCACATCCGCTTCTTTGAGGATGTTCGAATATTCGGCGTCAATGAAAAAATCAATGGCTTGTTCGACGATGGCTTGTTCGCCGTAATTCAATACGA contains the following coding sequences:
- a CDS encoding pseudouridine synthase, with protein sequence MKYILFNKPYGVLSQFTDEGTGHPTLKKFINVPGVYAAGRLDRDSEGLLLLTDDGALIKKISDPQHHVEKTYWVMVEGDPTPEKLTQLENGIQLKGYRTRPCKARLIPDPSLPPRLKPVTPHGPTAWIEIKLREGKKRQVRHMTAAVGLFTLRLVRAAIGPIELGDLQVGQWRSVAGDEILALKR
- a CDS encoding TrmH family RNA methyltransferase; protein product: MPERTFEIRICKSCGLRYPLSTGHTHGTRCPICIGETRVALRRNLEVERNHPPVDLTLSPSPKRRGRATVLLDNIRSAGNVGSILRSAEGFGFMHAYLCGITPMPENDAVQKTSLGAEDSVPWSYHKNAVKLVKGLKVEGWKIYGLEETAKASAISKLKKPKEDMALIVGNEITGVDPGLLSLCDEIFFIPMRGEKKSFNAAVAFGIAAYALTTGRTK
- a CDS encoding SH3 domain-containing protein, giving the protein MRFIRRVSLLCLTSILIASCGAPAETASPGEVQTVVAVTIAAMTRSAPTPTTNAPTETPPPQLQQTPTEPVFKPYSVQTIVQNVNLRVGPGTLFKVSRVMAQGTTLEVIGRARGGGDGWFYVKNEEEIFGWILAELVAGDYDGPPPEFVEPENAILVTGVVKTEFGIPVTGIGFAIEQGSNRTDASTDNEGRFYAYLPANLSGTWMVSYVSVYCTSNTMDSNCNCKSGFCGAANPQAIEVTLPQTGELVFVWK
- a CDS encoding peptidoglycan DD-metalloendopeptidase family protein, which produces MAIKLIVPVNGPITQLFGENPDFYKKWGFPGHNGIDYGIPNGTPVNAAAAGTVALVGFENGGYGNYVKLSHVDGSKIYYTYYAHLANASVAAGQKVKAGAMVGHSNNTGASTGPHLHFGLKIDGENPPYKGYVDPMPYFSTADSTSPEEEAVSTDIPDAVKIPSSLTFEVTADLLNVRNGPGVEHSIIGQLQKGKTFSGRRLQSKSVWVEVEKGKWVALAFSGIVNLKVK
- a CDS encoding response regulator yields the protein MTASGYILVVDDIPDILNLLKTTLTFKGYRVIAARNGQEALDAIQKEHPALVIADILMPVMDGFSLVHHLRINPATRDLPVVFLSATYVTPEDKDFALAIGVTQFIEKPMDIETFLPIIADILAQKVKPAHQTIGDFEFYDGYRKRLENKLLHKNAQITRSEHLLSATQDADEKLTVAQSLDSARAERDEILKLLEQIHKQMDNFEKPE
- a CDS encoding formate/nitrite transporter family protein produces the protein MSEFRIDAALPQEMAERAEQVGVRKAAMPFLKTFTLAMLAGAFIAFGAIFATTVSAGSLAVASTADGGVPFVIGLPFGVTRLLAGIVFSLGLILVIIGGAELFTGNNLIVMAWAGGKVTSYALLRNWAIVYLGNFVGALGTVVLMFFSRQHTFGAGAVGITALKIGVAKSELTFLQAVALGILCNTLVCLAVWLTFSARTVADKILAIVVPISAFVAAGFEHSIANMYFIPYALALKYFDPAFVSAMEGQVPHLDRLTAPAFFVNNLIPVTIGNVIGGAVFVAAVYWSVYLRKPK